TGGATAATTCCTCCCAATTCGAGACACCTCTGATTCCGTCCAGGTTCAATCTTCCACCGTGTCATCAAGCAGTTCATGATCCAGGGTGGTGACTTTACTGCCTTCAACGGAACCGGCGGCGAGTCGATCTACGGCGAGAAATTCCCCGACGAGAACTTCGATCTCCAGCATGACCGtcccttcctcctctccaTGGCCAACTCGGGCCCCGGTACGAACGGCAGCCAGTTCTTCATCACCACCGTTCCCACTCCCCACCTCGACGGCAAGCACGTGGTCTTTGGCGAGGTGGTCAACGGAAAGAGCGTCGTCCGCAAGATTGAAAACATGAACACCCAGGCCGACAAGCCTATCACGGACGTGACGATTGTCGACTGTGGTGAGCTCACCGGCCAGGCCTACGACGACGCAGCCAAGCAGGTCCCCGATGCCACCGGCGACCCATACGAGGACTTCCCCGACGACCACCAGGGCGAGGAACTTAGCGCGCCAGTGTGCTACAAGATCGCCTCGGAGCTCAAGAACTTCGGTAACACCGCATTCAAGGGCGGCGACCACCTGCTTGGTCTCGAAAAGTACCAGAAGGGTCTGCGCTATCTGAATGAGTTCCCCGAGGCGGACGAGAACGACCCCAAGGAGCTCGAGGGCCAGCTCAAGGCGCTCCGCTTCACCCTCCACTCCAACTCCGCCCTCCTCGCCAACAAGATCGGTCAGTTCCGGAACGGCAAGAGCTGGGCTACGTATGCTCTTGAGGTTGCTGGTCCCGCTGGTGCCAAGGACGCGGACAAGGCCAAGGCTCTCTACCGCCGTGCTGTCGCCTCTTCGGGCctgaaggaggaagaggatgcgCTCAAGGACCTTCAGGAGGCTTCCAAGTTGGCTCCTTCGGATGCTGCTATCATTAACGAGGTAGCCAAGGTCAACAAGGCGATCAAGGACCGGGCGGCTAAGGAGAAGGCTGCTGCTAAGAAGTTCTTCTCGTGAGGTGGAGTTGTGTTAACGCGTATGATTCATGATATCCATGATCTAATTTCCAGAAGACAAACGAAACGATCAGTCACTTGGGGAGGAAAGAATCTATTTCTACAGCAGGTGCCTCGACCATTTGTTCTTTTAGCATTTGGTAGCATAGCAGGCGTAATTCATTCTCATTCTTCATCCTTTTACCATACCATATTTTAACCACAGATATGTAACACAATATAGCAAAAGTAACAAACTACCTCATCTCCGCCAAAAACGCCTCATATCTCCCCTTacacctccttctccaactctTCCCCCAAACAATCATCGGCGCCCCCATAAGCATCGACAAAACCACCCAAATCCCATAAAACGTGAACGTCCACCCATAACTCGTCGCATCGATGAAATTCTGCACAGAGAACGATATCGCAAAATTGATAACGGACGAGCAGATCGCAAGCACAATTACCAATTCACCAGATATCTACTCACCACCCACTGTCAGAAACACATTTCACCATGACAAGTTGAAAGTGAAGCGGGGCGCAAGGCAGGACACACCTGATCAAAACATTCCATCGCATATGCCGTCGCAATACTTGTCGCCGAAACCTGCTGCGCAATCATACAGCACAACCCCACAGCAATAGCCATCCAATGGCTTCCCGCCGTCGCGCCCCAGCCGTACGTGAAGTATCCGACGGCCGCGAGGAACAGTGAGAAGATGTATGCGTAGAGGCGCATCTCGGGCTCTTTGTAGCCTTTGTTGCGGCGGGTTAGGGTCAGGACTAGATAGTCTGAGAGGGAGCCGATGGCCATTCTGCATTCGCATTGACGGGTGGTTAGATAAAACAAACAAGCGTGGAGGGGGTATATGGAAGGAGGGGGAACGGGATACCCGATGAAGTTGCCAACGAGAGCTGCGAGGAATAAGAGGCCGGCTGAGCCGGCACTCCAGTTGTATGGTGGTTCTGTCATGATTTCTGAGATGGTGTTGAAGGAGACGATGCCGGCCGTGCAGCCGAAGGCGAACTGGATACCGGCGAGGACGATGTTCGGGAATAGGAAAAGGTAGAATGGACGGCGGAAGTACTGGAACCAGGTTGTTTGGTCGTCTTTGAAGTAGTGGATGGGTGCTAGTTTTTGGAGATATGTTCGTGGCGGCATGGAGATTTCGCCGGCGCTGTGGCTGGCCGTTATGGTCTGGCTAGGGTCTGGTTTTTCGTCTTTTTCATCCTTTGTCGGTGAAGGCTGGGCTGTTTTGTCATGTTTGGACGGTTCTGTGGAGGCTTCGTTTCGGAACCGATAGCGTGGAAAAATGGTGTCGTCGAAAGTGAAGATGAATAGGAGGATTAGGATGGCCTAGAAAGTTAGCACAGTCCTTAAAGCAGGTGGTATGGGACATACAGCAGCAATCGCAACAATAGGCTggctccatctccatccaaTCCCATCCGAAATATATCCTCCCAGAATCAACCCCAATATAGACCCTAACTGCTGGAAGAAGATATAAACGGCTAGCATCCGACCACGCTCATGCGAGAAGAACATATCAAAGATCTACCAATCAGCACAACCCACTGCCCCAGTaggaaaaaggaaaccaaCCGTCAACTGAATCAAAGCCTGATACGCCGCCGTCCCAATCCCCGTAACAACCATCATAAGATAATACTGCGCCGTCCCCTCAAAAAACCCTCCCCAAACACCACCAGCTAAAATAAACAGCAAGCTCAGAATATAAATAATCTTCCGTCCAAACTTCATAGCAGACGGAATCCAGATGATGTTCACAAAGCCTAGGAGGAGGTAGTTCAGTGCCGAGCCGCCGTTCATGTTGTTCAAGGTCACGCCTGTTTCTTCGGAGATGGTTGTCCAGGCTGCGCCCCAGTTGTTCTCGCCGAAGGACATTATGCAGGCGTAGGCCGAGATTAGGAAGAGGGACCAGTACTTTTTGTATTTGGGCCAGTTCTGTGGTGGTTTTTGGTGTTAGTGGACTGGATATATATGGTGTCAGGGTAGTGGTGTGGTGCGCACCAGCGGATCAGCCTGAGTGTGCGTAGGCTGAGGGACTAGGAGGATATCGCGTCCGGAACGGGCTGCATCGAGGCTTCCGGATGCTTTGTCTGTTAGTACAAGCATACAATCCGGGCAAGGAGAGGATGTATAGTGGCTTACCATCCACCAGGTACACAGTGCCTGGCACATCTGTCATAATATCATTTGAGGGAACCATAATGAGAACTCAAGTCCTTCCACAGACCTGGAGTATAAACGCGGAAAGCAGCCCCATTCTGAATACAAGAacaggatatatatatggaCATCAACATCGGCATAACCCGAGCAAGATAGCAACCTCGGGTGATAAAGACACAATGAGGGGCTTGAGGCCATGTCTCGTCTCATCCAACCTCTCATTGTCATAGATATCAGCCGAGATGGAAGATAATCAGTGGCGGAGAAGAACGGTGGAGATGTAGTTTTGTATACCACGGGACGTATGATCAATGCGGAAACCAGACGAACAACAGAATGCTCTACTGTATGCCATAATTGATTGGATAAGATACGAACAGACAATCCTGGAAAGACTCTGATAATCGCAGCCGCAGTTCCGGATACTGCGGAGAAACGTTATCCTGACATTTCCCAAAATGGTAAATCTGAGCCTGTACAGAATGCGGAGAAAGGCAGGGGAAGGTCCAGCCGATGCGATCTGCGACTGGCCCTATCGGATAAAAATAAGTTCAATCGAACTATAGATATACATCGAAATTGTTCCTTTTGTTTCTGTATTTATAGCCGTATCTGGCGTCATCTGATAAAGCTCGTTGACTTCGTATCACTGAATTCCCGTCTCTATCGTACCAAGAAAACTACAACTCTGGCTCCAGGCTCTACAATATGACACCATCACTCAATCCTTCGTCATCAATTCTCATTGTCGGCGCAGGTACCTGGGGCTGCTCGACGGCTCTGCATCTCGCCCGTCGGGGATATACAAAGGTCACCGTGCTTGATCCTCATCAGGTGCCATCGCCCATTGCAGCCGGCAATGATATCAACAAGATCATGGAGCATCGTGAATTGAAAGGTCCATATCCCCAAAGAGCAGTTACATACAGGCAGCTAACGAAGATAGACCCCAATTCTGACTCCATAAGTCTCGCCTTCGCAACATGCACCAGAGCGGCATTGAACGGGTGGAAAACAGACCCAGTTTTTCAGCCCTACTTCCACGAGACGGGCGCGATTGTCTCCGGCCATACGCCAGAGTTGATCAAACACATCCAAGAAGATGAGATCGATCCGACCAAGTCCGGGAATTTGGTGAAGTTAGAGTCGGCCGAAGATTTCCGCAAGACCATGCCCCCGGGTATATTGACAGGAGGCTTCCCGGGATGGAAAGGCTGGTTGAATAAGACCGGTGCGGGATGGATCCATGCGCGGAAGGCCATGGTCTCTACTTATAGCGAAGCAAAGCGGCTGGGTGTCAGTTTCGTGACAGGTTCGCCGCAGGGAAATGTAATCTCGCTCGTCTACGAAAATGGTGACGTTATCGGAGCCGAAACCGAAGATGGAATCGTCCACCGTGCACAGCATACCATCCTCGCCGCCGGCGCAGGAAGTGACCGTCTTCTAGACTTCAAAAACCAACTACGCCCAACAGCATGGACACTCTGCCACATCCGCATGACCCCTGAAGAAGCGCAACGATACCGCAACCTCCCCGTCCTCTTCAATATCGCGAAGGGCTTCTTCATGGAACCCGACGAAGACAAGCACGAGCTTAAGATCTGCGACGAACATCCCGGATACTGTAACTTCGTGCCTGATCCGCAGCACTCCGGTGAAATACGCAGTATCCCATTTGCTAGACATCAGATTCCGCTTGAGGCGGAGGCGCGGGCTAGGGATTTCCTAAGCGATACCATGCCGCATCTGGCAAGAAGGCCGTTGGCATTTGCGAGGATTTGTTGGGATGCAGATACAGTGGATCGGGCTTTCTTGATTGATAGGCATCCGGATCATGCATCGCTGTTGCTGGCTGTTGGAGGGTCTGGGAATGGCGCTATGCAAATGCCTACAATTGGGGGGTTTATTGCAGATGCTTTGGAGGGGGTTCTGCAGAAGGAGTTGAAGCATGTTGTGCGGTGGCGGCCGGAAATAGCAGATCATCGGGACTGGAGATCTACTCAGAATCGGTATGGGGGGCCTTTCAAGGTTATGGACTTTCAAGAGGTGGGTGAAGATGAGTGGACAAAGATCGTTGACGCGAAAAGTCGACTGTAGTGCTATTATACTGCTACAGTAGTTATTGTCATAACATACCCCCTACAATAAGAGCCAACGGGACGAATAAACCCACTTCCTTCGAATTGAGTCCTTCACTCCACTGTCACGGCCTTCCCCGTAGTCCACACGACCATCAACGGCAGTATTGTCTTCCAAAAAGGAAGGAACGCATCGGCATGGAGGCACGCATCACCGATAATTCGTGTGGTGAGCTTTTGATTGGCATGGTATCGTAAACGTTACAGGACGCAAGGCCCAACCCGATTCCCACCTAGTAACGGTATCTCGTGGAGTAATCCTTGGGGCTGACGACCAGGCCCCGACCCTTCTTCGCGCCGCGGTAGATCGTTTCGATGATATCGATCAACTCCTGTTTGTCCTCTCTGAAGATGTATCAGCATGAGTCACAGCCAAACCACATAATAAAGAGTTAGGGGAACTCACAGTAACCAGTTCAGCTTGTTATTATTACCAGTTCCGAAATCACCTTGAAGATGTTAGCTGTAAATCAACGATAGCCAAGCGCTGAGACATACACATCATATGCTTATTCCTAAAGAAGAACTGCAGAGAGCACCTGTCAGCAACCAACCATACCTTTTGTGCAAACACCAAAGAAGAGCGGTACATACCATTATTGTCATCGGATCGTAAAGCTCGTACATAGAATTGAAATCCGGGACCTCATCAATATCACACAGGTAAACCACGGCAAAGTTCTTCACTTTCTCCGCGATTTTGGCGAGCACATCGTCCTGGCGCAGACAGTCCGGGTGGCCGTCCTTGCCAAAACGGATGATCACTAAACGGTCATCTTCGCTGAGAATGGACTGGTCGACATGCCAGGCCGAGTGTAGGTGAGGCAGAATCACGGAACCCATGTTGgagtgtctttctttcttgacAATGCGCGGGGTTGATTGAAGATGGTGGCGGTTGATTCGGAGAACATGAGCTTTGCACGTGATAAGTTGGTAGATGATCATATATTTTATAACTGCAAAATACACCAGCAGTGGCAAGGTGGCCGAGTGGTCTAAGGCGCACGGTTCAGGCTACTGAATCTCTCAAGCTCTCCTTCGGGTAAGCTTCCGTGTCTCGCAAGGGGCGTGGGTTCGAATCCCACCCTTGTCAATTCTCtctttcatttttttttttagagtattttctcttctcttctatttTTGTCCTCAAAACCAGTCCAGTGAATCTCAAACAGTTTGCTGCATTGTTCGGTCCTTTGTTAGCCCAGGTCTGGTAACCAACCCCACATCAACTCCGCATAAGATGACAGCTGCACATGAAAACCTGCAGCTGTCGGAATCCGGGTTTGAAGATAACGCACTTTCTCCAATgcggagtacatacataATAATGCTTCCTGAACATGGTCTGATAGGGCATCGGATCGTTTCTCCGCAGGCGGGGAATGCCCTGATAACCATGGAAAGCCGAGATAAGCCGATGCATTCCTCTATAAAGGGTCATTGCCAGTTGGATTCGACTCATAAAGCAATTTAAACAATAGCGAAGCGCAtaatgggcaccggacaaaTTCGCACTGCTCTCAAGATCGATCGTGGGAAGCCGGCGTGGGAGCAACCAGGTCTTCATGTACGTCAAGGGCTCTATGGGGGCTATGGGAGATACGTGCTAACTGGACTATAGAATAGATGGCATCCTGACGGTAATTTCCTATGACAACTATTCTTCAATGTTAACTGACCGAGGCATTGTATAGTCCCCTCCGTTAGCACGATTGCACAAAATGAAGTCGTAAAGATCGAATGCATCGACTGGACTGGAGGCCAGATCAAGAACGATGATTCTGCCGATGATATCAAGAACGTCGACCTGACACGAATCCACTACCTATCTGGACCCTTCGACATCGAATCTGCAGAGCCTGGAGACGTTCTAGTAGTCGAAATCCAAGATGTGCAGCCGCTGCAAGATGAGCCATGGGGTTTCGGAGGCATCTTCGATCGGAATAACGGGGGAGGATTTCTTGACGAGATATACCCGAAGCCGTACGTAGCCATGCGCAGCCAGCGGTCTCATTGCTGACAGTCCGTGATTCAGGGCCAAAGCAATTTGGGATTTTGAAGGGATCTTCTGCTCTTCTCGTCACATTCCCGGTGTGCGCTTCCCCGGCCTCATCCATCCAGGAATCCTGGGCTGTGCACCAACTGCAGAGATTCTAGCAGAATGGAACCGTCGCGAGGGTGAACTGATTGCAGCAAATGCCTCCGCTGATCGAGATGTCGCCAAGCCACCGGAGCCAAAAGGTGCGCATGCCGGTGCTGCACAAGAAAGCCTCATAGAAAAGATTGCACGAGAAGGAGCTCGCACGATTCCTGTACATCTTGATCCCTCCCCATTATACCTTTATCTGGGAGAAACTGACAGACCAGGGCCGTCCCGAAAATGGCGGCAACGCCGACATCAAAAACCTCTCCCGCGGCTCCAAAATCTACCTCCCCATCCACGTCCCCGGCGCCAAATTCTCCGTCGGCGATCTACACTTCTCCCAAGGCGACGGTGAGATATCCTTCTGTGGCGCGATTGAAATGGCCGGCGAGATCACCCTGAAATTCAGCGTCCTCAAAGACGGCATGGCCAAGATGGCCATGAAATCCCCCATCTACATACCAGGACCCGTCGAGCCTCATTTTGGGCCCGGCCGATATCTAACTTTCGAGGGATTCTCTGTCGACGACCAGGGGAAGCAGCATTATCTCGATACTACTGTTGCGTACCGGCAAACCTGCTTACGGGCGATTGAGTATCTGCGGAGGTATGGATATAATGATTATCAGTTATATTTGCTGCTTAGTTCTGCGCCGGTGCAGGGGCATATTGCTGGTATTGTTGATATTCCGAATGCGTGTACTACGATGGGAATACCGATGGATATTTTTGATTTTGATGTTCGGCCTGAGGCGGAGGTTGTTAAGAGGGATATGGGGAGTTGTGCGTTTGCTAGTAGTTCATTTCTTTGACTTGCTGTAATGGTCTTGGTGTTACTTATGTCAGTGAATAATGGTCTATATTTACACCTTTGTTGATTTGCATTCACTAGTAGGCCAATATTATCCATGGTTGATCAGTCACTATGCGGAAAATATTCTCTTTCCCTCATGAATTTCTACACCACCTGCCTACACAGCACCCAAGGACGATTCCAACATACACAGGTCAGACTAGTCCAACACACTTCCTTCAAGCTATTAAACTGATACTAAGCGATCTTGAAAACCTCAAAACCTCATCACGCTAGGCGTTTCCCACATCTTATTATACAGTCAGAAGACGGATATTCTGGACCGAACCGAGATTCCAGGGTCACACTGGCCCAACATTTCGTGAACCGAAAAGTGAGTATATCAGTGAGATTTGATGATGAGACATACAAACTGGTAGTCCAAGGCAGAACTTGCGTGGAACACAATATACCCACCAAATGCGATATTCGAAGTCACCAATTATGTTGCCAAAGGGTTGCCTATGAGCTCGGACGCGCAAGGAGAGAAAAACCAACTGTTATTTACAATCTTTCGCCCATCTTTCTTACAATTTATTACCAACCGTGCCAATATCAATCCACCCTAAGAGGTCGTTTTCCGATCCGAAAAGCTACGGCCATCGAAGAGAGAAGTTCCCGGTTAGTATCCTTTCATATGTCCTCATATTTTGACTTGTACTTAGTCCTATTTGACTTACTCCCGCAGTTGGATGTTTCCTGGAACAAATACCAACAAGATAACATCGTTTGTATCGATATCGTAATTTACAGCAGTGTTGACGATGTTCCCAAATTTGGACGTGAGCATCACCTGTAATAGTGAGGTGACATACGATAGAAAGAGCTACTTCGACGCGACGTGGCCTGCCCCGCTCCCGGGTAAGAACAATGTTAATTTTGCAGTTCTGAAGTCCAGAACCACAGAGGTTCTCCATCGGAGAGACTCCCTACCTGGCGTATGCACACCCGAAAACGAGAGGAAAAAACAGAGTGACCCCGACTCCTTCGCGTGTGCTATACTTTTGCAACCTATAGCGGATTACAAACGAGAGATGTTGGCCAACAGCTTGGGCTCCAAAACAGGTTGTCAGCAGCAGCTATTACTTTAGATCTTGGAATTACTTCTTTGGCTCCTGGCAAGAATTAACGGTTCACAGTGCCTGCGATTGGCACCCCCATGCTAACTATATCTGCTACAACAGCCTCCGGCAAGAATAACCAGCCTATGGTGCTTACCAATATTTTAGAAACCGGAATCATCCATGCAGTTCTAGCGATATCTTGAGCTTGCGTATTCATACTCCCTGTATCAAGGTCTTGCAGCAATTTGCCGTACGTGGAAGTGAAGTGCCCATTGGGAAATGCTCTTATGTTTCACAAGCATCAAGAAATATATGGCACCACAGATTGAACTTGGGAAAAAGCAGGGCAAATCGCAGACAAGGTGGATGAGTCCGAAATGTTTGGTGGCACAATGAATTACCCTGCCACCATCCCAAAGCCGTTACTGCCGAACATTATAGATTGGGCCTTGTATCGAAATACTGTGAGTATCCCATGAAGCTGTCCATGTATTCTCTCAGGTCGGCTAATAGGTCTTTAAATTGACGAGAAAAGACATGACGTTGTTCTTAGAGACGACAATTAGAGACCGGACGACGGGACTTTTACTATTATTACAGCATTCTAAGTGAAACCGTGCTTCCTGAAGCAATCGAGGATGGCAGACGCATTTTCACCACTGAATATCGAATTATGGACTCTAAAGGGAAGCCATTCCGCTTACTCGGAGATTCCCGGCTATTTGTTTGCGCTGTCGAAAGGAAGCGCCGAACTATGAACTGGACAATCTACAGGCACTGAGGGCTTATCTTCATTCGACTAGAAACGAAAGGTGTACCTTGTCGGACGAGAAGAACTCAACTGGGGGTTCTTGTGCCGGATATCAAAAATGTCTGGAATCAAAGTGAACTGGAAGGAATTTTCGAGCTTTATCCCGCAAGACAAACTGAGATAGCGAAAACTCATTTCTACTGCAAAGAATAGGCTATAACGACTTGCTATTCGCATATGAAGCAAAGACTGACCCTACAGTCAATTCCTAGCAACCTGAAATAACATCAACTGCCATTGATACACAATCATGACGGGAGCCGCGAAGCTCGCTTTCCGAAAGTACCATTCTAGCTCGGGATGGATACCACTACCTGCTATCAATCATTCAAACGGCACGACAGTGTGCCTATAATGTTTGGGAATAGATGATGACATCCCATCCTGCCCATG
This region of Aspergillus chevalieri M1 DNA, chromosome 4, nearly complete sequence genomic DNA includes:
- the CPR6 gene encoding peptidyl-prolyl cis-trans isomerase cpr6 (COG:O;~EggNog:ENOG410PHJ3;~InterPro:IPR011990,IPR002130,IPR020892,IPR019734, IPR029000,IPR013026;~PFAM:PF00160;~go_function: GO:0003755 - peptidyl-prolyl cis-trans isomerase activity [Evidence IEA];~go_function: GO:0005515 - protein binding [Evidence IEA];~go_process: GO:0000413 - protein peptidyl-prolyl isomerization [Evidence IEA];~go_process: GO:0006457 - protein folding [Evidence IEA]), which gives rise to MVESHRPRVYFDIKIGKQPMGRIALELFNDVVPKTAENFRALCTGEKGVGQQGKPLSFKGSIFHRVIKQFMIQGGDFTAFNGTGGESIYGEKFPDENFDLQHDRPFLLSMANSGPGTNGSQFFITTVPTPHLDGKHVVFGEVVNGKSVVRKIENMNTQADKPITDVTIVDCGELTGQAYDDAAKQVPDATGDPYEDFPDDHQGEELSAPVCYKIASELKNFGNTAFKGGDHLLGLEKYQKGLRYLNEFPEADENDPKELEGQLKALRFTLHSNSALLANKIGQFRNGKSWATYALEVAGPAGAKDADKAKALYRRAVASSGLKEEEDALKDLQEASKLAPSDAAIINEVAKVNKAIKDRAAKEKAAAKKFFS
- a CDS encoding NAD(P)/FAD-dependent oxidoreductase (COG:E;~EggNog:ENOG410PH30;~InterPro:IPR006076,IPR036188;~PFAM:PF01266,PF00890;~go_function: GO:0016491 - oxidoreductase activity [Evidence IEA];~go_process: GO:0055114 - oxidation-reduction process [Evidence IEA]) — encoded protein: MTPSLNPSSSILIVGAGTWGCSTALHLARRGYTKVTVLDPHQVPSPIAAGNDINKIMEHRELKDPNSDSISLAFATCTRAALNGWKTDPVFQPYFHETGAIVSGHTPELIKHIQEDEIDPTKSGNLVKLESAEDFRKTMPPGILTGGFPGWKGWLNKTGAGWIHARKAMVSTYSEAKRLGVSFVTGSPQGNVISLVYENGDVIGAETEDGIVHRAQHTILAAGAGSDRLLDFKNQLRPTAWTLCHIRMTPEEAQRYRNLPVLFNIAKGFFMEPDEDKHELKICDEHPGYCNFVPDPQHSGEIRSIPFARHQIPLEAEARARDFLSDTMPHLARRPLAFARICWDADTVDRAFLIDRHPDHASLLLAVGGSGNGAMQMPTIGGFIADALEGVLQKELKHVVRWRPEIADHRDWRSTQNRYGGPFKVMDFQEVGEDEWTKIVDAKSRL
- a CDS encoding acetamidase/formamidase family protein (COG:C;~EggNog:ENOG410PKCF;~InterPro:IPR004304;~PFAM:PF03069;~go_function: GO:0016811 - hydrolase activity, acting on carbon-nitrogen (but not peptide) bonds, in linear amides [Evidence IEA]) — its product is MGTGQIRTALKIDRGKPAWEQPGLHNRWHPDVPSVSTIAQNEVVKIECIDWTGGQIKNDDSADDIKNVDLTRIHYLSGPFDIESAEPGDVLVVEIQDVQPLQDEPWGFGGIFDRNNGGGFLDEIYPKPAKAIWDFEGIFCSSRHIPGVRFPGLIHPGILGCAPTAEILAEWNRREGELIAANASADRDVAKPPEPKGAHAGAAQESLIEKIAREGARTIPGRPENGGNADIKNLSRGSKIYLPIHVPGAKFSVGDLHFSQGDGEISFCGAIEMAGEITLKFSVLKDGMAKMAMKSPIYIPGPVEPHFGPGRYLTFEGFSVDDQGKQHYLDTTVAYRQTCLRAIEYLRRYGYNDYQLYLLLSSAPVQGHIAGIVDIPNACTTMGIPMDIFDFDVRPEAEVVKRDMGSCAFASSSFL
- the DIB1 gene encoding DIM1 family thioredoxin-like protein (BUSCO:EOG0926506U;~COG:A;~EggNog:ENOG410PMYK;~InterPro:IPR036249,IPR004123;~PFAM:PF02966;~go_component: GO:0046540 - U4/U6 x U5 tri-snRNP complex [Evidence IEA];~go_process: GO:0000398 - mRNA splicing, via spliceosome [Evidence IEA]), with amino-acid sequence MGSVILPHLHSAWHVDQSILSEDDRLVIIRFGKDGHPDCLRQDDVLAKIAEKVKNFAVVYLCDIDEVPDFNSMYELYDPMTIMFFFRNKHMMCDFGTGNNNKLNWLLEDKQELIDIIETIYRGAKKGRGLVVSPKDYSTRYRY
- a CDS encoding putative MFS transporter (COG:G;~EggNog:ENOG410PMPF;~InterPro:IPR011701,IPR036259;~PFAM:PF07690;~TransMembrane:10 (i55-71o98-115i122-141o147-179i264-290o310-330i351-371o377-402i414-437o449-467i);~go_function: GO:0022857 - transmembrane transporter activity [Evidence IEA];~go_process: GO:0055085 - transmembrane transport [Evidence IEA]), with protein sequence MVPSNDIMTDVPGTVYLVDASGSLDAARSGRDILLVPQPTHTQADPLNWPKYKKYWSLFLISAYACIMSFGENNWGAAWTTISEETGVTLNNMNGGSALNYLLLGFVNIIWIPSAMKFGRKIIYILSLLFILAGGVWGGFFEGTAQYYLMMVVTGIGTAAYQALIQLTAILILLFIFTFDDTIFPRYRFRNEASTEPSKHDKTAQPSPTKDEKDEKPDPSQTITASHSAGEISMPPRTYLQKLAPIHYFKDDQTTWFQYFRRPFYLFLFPNIVLAGIQFAFGCTAGIVSFNTISEIMTEPPYNWSAGSAGLLFLAALVGNFIGMAIGSLSDYLVLTLTRRNKGYKEPEMRLYAYIFSLFLAAVGYFTYGWGATAGSHWMAIAVGLCCMIAQQVSATSIATAYAMECFDQISGELVIVLAICSSVINFAISFSVQNFIDATSYGWTFTFYGIWVVLSMLMGAPMIVWGKSWRRRCKGRYEAFLAEMR